In a single window of the Arachis hypogaea cultivar Tifrunner chromosome 6, arahy.Tifrunner.gnm2.J5K5, whole genome shotgun sequence genome:
- the LOC112695677 gene encoding probable sugar phosphate/phosphate translocator At3g17430 isoform X2 yields the protein MVGMAVMPMMTRQHVLTYVYLLLYISLSSGVILYNKWLLSTLHFNFPFPITLTMIHMAFSGSVSFLLIRVLKVVSPVKMTFNIYATCVVPISAFFAASLWFGNTAYLYISVAFIQMLKALMPVATFLTAVGCGTEKLRCDVFTNMVLISFGVVISSYGEIHFNVLGTLYQVTGIIAEALRLVLTQVLLQKKGLTLNPITSLYYIAPCSFGFLFIPWYILEKPEMEDPHLQFDFWIFFTNALCALALNLSTFVVIGRTGAVTIRVAGVLKDWILISLSTVLFPESKITPLNIIGYAIALSGVVFYNYLKLNEVRISQPPPQSIQDDSAKEDLLLSEKKADDGLNSKDRTSWNDSVYDNDFDEEAPLMSSKRISHPHLGRKPA from the exons AT GGTAGGTATGGCAGTAATGCCAATGATGACTAGGCAGCATGTGCTGACCTACGTCTACCTTCTACTTTACATATCTCTTTCATCGGGAGTTATTCTGTACAACAAG TGGCTCCTCTCCAcattgcactttaattttccattTCCAATAACGCTCACTATGATCCATATGGCCTTTTCTGGTTCAGTGTCCTTTTTGCTTATTCGTGTTCTTAAG GTTGTATCACCGGTTAAAATGACATTTAATAT ATATGCTACTTGTGTGGTCCCTATAAGCGCCTTCTTTGCAGCAAGTCTGTG GTTTGGGAACACGGCATATTTATACATTTCTGTGGCCTTCATCCAGATGCTTAAGGCCCTGA TGCCAGTGGCAACATTTCTCACGGCTGTTGGCTGTGGGACTGAGAAATTAAGGTGTGATGTATTCACGAACATGGTGCTGATCAGCTTTGGAGTAGTCATTTCCTCCTATGGGGAAATTCATTTTAATGTGCTTGGTACACTTTACCAGGTCACAGGAATAATTGCTGAAGCTTTGAGGCTGGTCTTAACTCAAGTTCTTCTCCAGAAGAAGGGCTTGACACTAAACCCAATTACAAGCTTGTATTACATAGCACCCTGCAG CTTTGGATTTCTTTTTATCCCATGGTATATCCTTGAGAAGCCTGAGATGGAAGATCCACATCTGCAGTTTGACTTCTGGATTTTTTTTACAAACGCTCTTTGTGCTCTGGCATTGAATCTGTCAACATTTGTGGTGATTGGTAGAACCGGAGCAGTAACTATTCGAGTGGCTGGGGTTTTGAAAGACTGGATACTTATAAGTCTTTCAACTGTCTTATTTCCTGAATCAAAGATTACTCCGCTTAATATCATTGGTTATGCTATAG CTCTAAGTGGTGTTGTTTTTTATAACTACCTGAAGCTCAATGAAGTACGCATATCTCAACCTCCTCCCCAAAGTATTCAAGATGACTCAGCTAAG GAGGACCTACTCCTAAGCGAGAAAAAGGCAGATGACGGTTTGAACAGCAAAGACAGGACCTCATGGAATGATTCTGTTTATGATAATGATTTTGACGAAGAAGCACCTTTAATGTCGTCTAAACGGATATCTCATCCGCATCTTGGAAGAAAGCCAGCTTAG
- the LOC112695677 gene encoding probable sugar phosphate/phosphate translocator At3g17430 isoform X1, whose protein sequence is MAVMPMMTRQHVLTYVYLLLYISLSSGVILYNKWLLSTLHFNFPFPITLTMIHMAFSGSVSFLLIRVLKVVSPVKMTFNIYATCVVPISAFFAASLWFGNTAYLYISVAFIQMLKALMPVATFLTAVGCGTEKLRCDVFTNMVLISFGVVISSYGEIHFNVLGTLYQVTGIIAEALRLVLTQVLLQKKGLTLNPITSLYYIAPCSFGFLFIPWYILEKPEMEDPHLQFDFWIFFTNALCALALNLSTFVVIGRTGAVTIRVAGVLKDWILISLSTVLFPESKITPLNIIGYAIALSGVVFYNYLKLNEVRISQPPPQSIQDDSAKEDLLLSEKKADDGLNSKDRTSWNDSVYDNDFDEEAPLMSSKRISHPHLGRKPA, encoded by the exons ATGGCAGTAATGCCAATGATGACTAGGCAGCATGTGCTGACCTACGTCTACCTTCTACTTTACATATCTCTTTCATCGGGAGTTATTCTGTACAACAAG TGGCTCCTCTCCAcattgcactttaattttccattTCCAATAACGCTCACTATGATCCATATGGCCTTTTCTGGTTCAGTGTCCTTTTTGCTTATTCGTGTTCTTAAG GTTGTATCACCGGTTAAAATGACATTTAATAT ATATGCTACTTGTGTGGTCCCTATAAGCGCCTTCTTTGCAGCAAGTCTGTG GTTTGGGAACACGGCATATTTATACATTTCTGTGGCCTTCATCCAGATGCTTAAGGCCCTGA TGCCAGTGGCAACATTTCTCACGGCTGTTGGCTGTGGGACTGAGAAATTAAGGTGTGATGTATTCACGAACATGGTGCTGATCAGCTTTGGAGTAGTCATTTCCTCCTATGGGGAAATTCATTTTAATGTGCTTGGTACACTTTACCAGGTCACAGGAATAATTGCTGAAGCTTTGAGGCTGGTCTTAACTCAAGTTCTTCTCCAGAAGAAGGGCTTGACACTAAACCCAATTACAAGCTTGTATTACATAGCACCCTGCAG CTTTGGATTTCTTTTTATCCCATGGTATATCCTTGAGAAGCCTGAGATGGAAGATCCACATCTGCAGTTTGACTTCTGGATTTTTTTTACAAACGCTCTTTGTGCTCTGGCATTGAATCTGTCAACATTTGTGGTGATTGGTAGAACCGGAGCAGTAACTATTCGAGTGGCTGGGGTTTTGAAAGACTGGATACTTATAAGTCTTTCAACTGTCTTATTTCCTGAATCAAAGATTACTCCGCTTAATATCATTGGTTATGCTATAG CTCTAAGTGGTGTTGTTTTTTATAACTACCTGAAGCTCAATGAAGTACGCATATCTCAACCTCCTCCCCAAAGTATTCAAGATGACTCAGCTAAG GAGGACCTACTCCTAAGCGAGAAAAAGGCAGATGACGGTTTGAACAGCAAAGACAGGACCTCATGGAATGATTCTGTTTATGATAATGATTTTGACGAAGAAGCACCTTTAATGTCGTCTAAACGGATATCTCATCCGCATCTTGGAAGAAAGCCAGCTTAG